Below is a window of Photobacterium atrarenae DNA.
CCTGTACTTGATGGAGGCCTGTTCGAGTAACGAGAAAACAGAACCAAGGGTTTTAAAATGGAAAACTTTAAACATTTACCTGAGCCATTTCGTATTCGTGTGATTGAGCCGGTCAAAAGAACAACCCGGGAATATCGCGAGCAAGCCATTCTGGAAGCCGGAATGAACCCATTTCTGCTCGACAGTGAAGATGTGTTCATTGATTTACTGACCGACAGCGGCACCGGTGCGATCACCCAGGAGATGCAGGCGGCGATGCTGCGCGGCGATGAAGCCTACAGCGGCAGCCGTAGTTATCATGCCCTGGCGGATGCGGTGAAAGACATTTTTGGTTATCAATACACGATCCCGACGCACCAAGGGCGGGGTGCGGAACAAATTTATATTCCGGTACTGATTAAAAAGCGTGAAAAAGAAAAAGGACTGGATCGCGGTAAAATGGTGGCATTGTCGAATTATTTCTTTGATACCACCCAGGGCCATACCCAAATTAACTGTTGCGTGGCAAAAAATGTTTATACTGAAGACGCGTTCGACACCTCAGTTGAGGCGGATTTTAAAGGAAATTTTGATCTGGAAAAATTAGAGCAGGCAATTCTGGAAGCCGGTCCGGCCAATGTGCCTTATATTGTCAGCACCATTACCTGTAATTCTTCCGGGGGGCAGCCGGTCTCCATCGCTAATTTAAAATCTGTGTATGAGATTGCCCGAAAGTATGATATTCCGGTGATCATGGATTCGGCCCGTTTTGCGGAAAATGCGTATTTTATTCAGCAGCGCGAGCCGGGGTATCAGGATTGGTCGATTCAGGACATTACTCGCGAGTCCTATAAATATGCTGACGGGCTGGCGATGTCTGCCAAGAAAGATGCCATGGTACAGATGGGCGGGCTGCTTTGTTTTAAAGACGACACGCTGTTCGATGTTTACACCGAGTGCCGCACGTTGTGTGTGGTGCAGGAAGGCTTTCCGACCTATGGCGGGCTGGAAGGGGGCGCAATGGAACGTCTGTCCGTTGGCCTCTACGAAGGGATGCGTCAGGACTGGCTGGCGTACCGGATCGGTCAGGTCAAATATCTGGTCGACGGGCTGGAAGCGGTCGGCATCGTTTGTCAGCAGGCTGGTGGTCATGCGGCGTTTGTCGATGCCGGGAAGCTGTTGCCGCATATTCCGTCCGAGCAATTCCCGGCCCATGCGCTGGCCTGTGAGCTGTATAAAGTCGCCGGGATCCGTGCGGTGGAAATCGGCTCTTTGCTGCTGGGACGCGATCCGGCCACCGGTGAGCAGATGCCTTGTCCGGCAGAATTGCTGCGTCTGACGATTCCGCGGGCAACCTATACCCAGACGCACATGGACTTCATCATTGAGGCGTTCGAGAAAGTGAAAGCCAATGCGATGCATGTGAAAGGGC
It encodes the following:
- the tnaA gene encoding tryptophanase, which codes for MENFKHLPEPFRIRVIEPVKRTTREYREQAILEAGMNPFLLDSEDVFIDLLTDSGTGAITQEMQAAMLRGDEAYSGSRSYHALADAVKDIFGYQYTIPTHQGRGAEQIYIPVLIKKREKEKGLDRGKMVALSNYFFDTTQGHTQINCCVAKNVYTEDAFDTSVEADFKGNFDLEKLEQAILEAGPANVPYIVSTITCNSSGGQPVSIANLKSVYEIARKYDIPVIMDSARFAENAYFIQQREPGYQDWSIQDITRESYKYADGLAMSAKKDAMVQMGGLLCFKDDTLFDVYTECRTLCVVQEGFPTYGGLEGGAMERLSVGLYEGMRQDWLAYRIGQVKYLVDGLEAVGIVCQQAGGHAAFVDAGKLLPHIPSEQFPAHALACELYKVAGIRAVEIGSLLLGRDPATGEQMPCPAELLRLTIPRATYTQTHMDFIIEAFEKVKANAMHVKGLTFTYEPEVLRHFTARLKEVETAPVFTPARESAQQTIAAIIAEE